A window of Candidatus Firestonebacteria bacterium RIFOXYD2_FULL_39_29 contains these coding sequences:
- a CDS encoding tRNA (adenosine(37)-N6)-threonylcarbamoyltransferase complex dimerization subunit type 1 TsaB: MIVLAVETATSAESVALVSEDKVLAESDSFIEFGHSSTLMSSIEKVFKIARIDISSIDAIAVSAGPGSFTGLRVGFSLAKGLAYAAKKPFYSIPTLDALAYLYSKSGKDIIELTGKKMKSVNLLCPLLDARKEEYYFSLYSETGKGIIKILPENSLSLTALIKTVKSIKSEKIVFIGNGTLKCRAELEKIFKNASFPDILPKASAVGALALLKLQKGEKQDFNKTLPLYIRKPDAVIKKQGKQGKKEK, encoded by the coding sequence ATGATAGTTTTGGCAGTAGAAACGGCAACAAGCGCTGAAAGCGTTGCGTTAGTTTCAGAGGATAAAGTATTAGCTGAATCTGATTCTTTCATTGAATTTGGTCATTCTTCGACTCTTATGAGTAGTATTGAAAAAGTGTTTAAAATCGCCCGTATTGATATTTCTTCTATTGATGCTATTGCTGTTTCTGCCGGCCCCGGTTCATTTACCGGGCTACGTGTCGGTTTTTCTCTTGCAAAAGGCCTTGCTTATGCGGCAAAGAAACCCTTCTATTCAATTCCTACACTTGATGCTCTTGCGTATTTGTATTCTAAATCCGGCAAAGATATTATTGAATTGACAGGAAAAAAAATGAAGTCAGTGAATCTTCTATGCCCTCTTTTGGACGCAAGAAAAGAGGAATATTACTTTTCCCTTTACTCTGAAACCGGTAAAGGCATCATAAAAATACTTCCAGAAAATTCTCTATCCCTTACCGCCTTAATAAAAACAGTGAAAAGTATTAAATCCGAAAAAATAGTATTTATTGGCAACGGAACTCTTAAGTGCAGAGCAGAACTTGAAAAAATCTTTAAGAATGCTTCTTTCCCTGATATTCTTCCCAAAGCTTCTGCAGTTGGCGCTTTAGCGCTTTTAAAACTCCAAAAAGGTGAAAAGCAGGATTTTAATAAAACTCTTCCCCTGTACATAAGGAAGCCGGACGCAGTAATAAAGAAGCAAGGAAAGCAGGGAAAGAAAGAGAAGTAA
- a CDS encoding ribosomal-protein-alanine N-acetyltransferase: MLEIAKMLESDVDSVAALEANVFTLPWSRALILKDIKENNSARFFTAREDNLLVGYGGFWLLQDEMNIVNIAVHPEHRKKGLGKQLLKHLLTEGLKEGAKFATLDVRVNNTAAKKLYESAGFILIAVRKKYYTDNQEDALVMWLNPIKL, from the coding sequence ATGCTTGAAATAGCTAAAATGCTCGAATCCGACGTAGACTCTGTTGCGGCTCTTGAAGCGAACGTATTTACCCTGCCCTGGTCGAGGGCTCTTATTTTAAAAGATATTAAAGAAAATAATAGTGCGAGGTTTTTTACTGCCAGAGAGGATAATTTACTTGTCGGTTACGGAGGCTTTTGGCTTCTTCAAGATGAGATGAATATTGTTAATATCGCAGTTCATCCTGAGCATAGGAAAAAAGGACTGGGAAAACAACTTCTCAAACACTTATTAACAGAAGGTTTGAAAGAAGGCGCTAAGTTTGCAACTCTGGATGTAAGGGTCAATAATACAGCGGCAAAAAAACTTTATGAAAGCGCCGGTTTTATTTTGATAGCAGTAAGGAAAAAATATTATACTGATAATCAGGAAGATGCCTTGGTTATGTGGCTTAATCCGATTAAACTTTAA